The Pontibacter pudoricolor genome contains a region encoding:
- a CDS encoding LTA synthase family protein gives MLADKKIIWQNVHVALGLYLSLAMLLYTITRILFFVFNRDMFEATTIADFSYLLLPGLRFDLSTVLYTNLLFMALMLLPFRFRYNTGYRRLLKYIFIVTNSIALSANLIDIVYYRFTLRRTTWSVLQEFANENGGALAGSFIVDFWYIPLLWFLLIAFMVWLYDKIKMQSPPRVSSWVYYPAHTAVMALVVFLSIGGMRGGFAHSTRPITLSNAGEYVKRPNEMYLVLNTPFSMLRTIGKTNYNKVSYFDEQQLDSIYSPLHTPADTAAFRKKNVVIIVLESFGKEVMGGYNPDRIGKDGYQSYTPFLDQLMPDSKVYWHSFASGRKSIDALPSILTSIPSIQEPFVLTPYASNDLPSLPRTLNAEGYHTAFFHGAPNGSMGFKAFMNLIGTKEYYGKDEYNNDADFDGMWGIWDEEFLQFTADKLNTFKEPFLGTVFTLSSHHPYKVPERYEGKLKKGPLPLFQGINYTDMALQKFFEKASKMPWYKNTLFVITADHAGAPRHYPEYNTDWGAFSIPIIFYAPGDPAFKGTEQRIVQQLDIMPTVLSYLNYNKPYFSFGKNMLDNSVQDFAVNYNAGVYQWFEGDLLLQFDGSKTIALYNYQQDIMLKQDLQDSLPEKRQQMENRVKAFIQQYNNRMIENKLLVE, from the coding sequence ATGCTTGCAGATAAAAAAATTATATGGCAGAATGTGCATGTAGCACTGGGTTTATACCTGAGCCTGGCCATGTTGCTTTACACTATTACCCGCATCCTGTTCTTTGTTTTTAACAGGGATATGTTTGAGGCGACAACTATAGCCGACTTTTCTTACCTGCTGCTGCCTGGCCTGCGCTTCGATCTTTCTACAGTGCTGTATACCAACCTGCTGTTTATGGCGCTCATGCTGCTGCCCTTCAGGTTCCGGTATAACACAGGCTACCGCAGGCTGCTGAAGTATATATTTATAGTTACCAACAGCATTGCCCTTTCCGCCAACCTGATCGATATCGTTTATTACCGCTTTACGCTGCGCCGCACCACCTGGAGCGTGCTGCAGGAGTTTGCCAACGAGAACGGCGGTGCACTGGCCGGCAGTTTTATAGTTGATTTCTGGTACATTCCGCTGCTGTGGTTCCTGTTGATCGCGTTTATGGTGTGGCTGTATGATAAAATAAAGATGCAGTCGCCTCCAAGGGTTTCGTCGTGGGTGTATTACCCGGCGCATACGGCGGTTATGGCCCTGGTGGTTTTCCTGTCGATCGGAGGCATGCGTGGCGGTTTTGCGCACAGCACCCGCCCTATTACGCTCAGCAATGCCGGCGAATATGTAAAGCGCCCCAACGAAATGTACCTGGTGCTCAACACGCCTTTCTCGATGCTGCGAACTATAGGCAAAACCAACTATAACAAGGTCAGTTATTTCGATGAGCAGCAACTGGATTCTATCTATTCCCCGCTTCATACACCTGCTGATACGGCGGCTTTCCGGAAAAAGAATGTGGTAATTATAGTTCTGGAGAGCTTTGGAAAAGAGGTTATGGGCGGCTATAATCCAGACAGGATAGGTAAAGACGGCTACCAGAGTTACACCCCTTTCCTGGACCAACTCATGCCCGACAGCAAAGTATACTGGCATTCGTTTGCGAGTGGAAGAAAGTCTATAGATGCGCTGCCTTCTATCCTTACCAGCATACCCAGCATACAGGAGCCGTTTGTACTAACCCCTTATGCCAGCAACGATCTGCCAAGCTTGCCGCGTACGTTAAACGCTGAGGGCTACCATACCGCTTTTTTTCATGGGGCACCTAATGGTTCCATGGGTTTTAAAGCGTTCATGAACCTGATCGGCACAAAGGAATATTATGGTAAAGATGAATATAACAACGATGCAGACTTTGACGGCATGTGGGGCATCTGGGACGAGGAGTTCCTGCAGTTTACGGCAGATAAGCTGAACACTTTTAAGGAGCCGTTTTTGGGAACAGTCTTTACGCTGTCGTCGCACCACCCTTACAAAGTGCCCGAGCGCTACGAAGGCAAACTTAAGAAAGGCCCGTTACCTTTGTTCCAAGGCATTAACTATACCGACATGGCGCTGCAGAAATTCTTCGAGAAAGCCAGCAAAATGCCGTGGTACAAAAACACGCTTTTCGTAATCACGGCCGACCATGCCGGTGCGCCACGACACTACCCGGAATATAACACCGACTGGGGTGCTTTTTCCATCCCTATAATTTTCTACGCCCCCGGCGATCCTGCCTTTAAAGGTACGGAGCAACGCATAGTGCAGCAACTCGATATTATGCCTACCGTTCTCAGCTATCTCAACTATAATAAACCTTACTTCTCGTTCGGTAAAAATATGCTGGATAACTCGGTGCAGGATTTTGCTGTGAACTATAACGCCGGCGTATACCAATGGTTTGAAGGCGACCTGTTGCTCCAGTTTGACGGCAGCAAAACTATAGCGCTTTACAACTACCAGCAGGACATCATGCTGAAACAGGATCTGCAAGACAGCCTCCCGGAAAAGCGCCAGCAAATGGAAAACCGTGTGAAGGCGTTTATCCAGCAGTACAACAACCGCATGATCGAGAATAAGCTATTGGTAGAGTAA
- a CDS encoding DUF4834 family protein, whose protein sequence is MLKFIIITILVIMFLRLVAPFLLRFLLGMFLKKSMRNGTFFTNMYQQQRPQPNGSTGNGRAKGDVKIDYIPNQGDRKDFQGGEYVDYEEVK, encoded by the coding sequence ATGCTCAAGTTCATAATTATCACCATTCTCGTTATCATGTTTCTCCGGTTGGTGGCACCGTTCCTGTTGCGCTTTTTACTGGGTATGTTCCTGAAAAAAAGCATGCGTAACGGTACGTTTTTCACCAACATGTACCAGCAGCAACGTCCGCAACCAAATGGCAGTACTGGTAATGGCCGCGCAAAAGGCGATGTAAAGATAGATTACATCCCGAACCAGGGTGATCGGAAAGATTTCCAGGGTGGTGAGTATGTGGATTATGAAGAAGTAAAATAG
- a CDS encoding YfhO family protein: MTASINFKRDILPHLIAVLVFLLLTVVYFAPVVFEDKGMAQHDILQFRGGAQEIMQHREKTGEEALWTNSMFGGMPSYLINTRYPGDLSGAIHTVLSLNLPAMAGNIFVTLLCGYILLVTLGMRSWLAIVGAIAFAFTSYNIIILEAGHNTKSLTIAYIPMVLAGLFYALRKNLWLGAALFALGLTLNLHFNHLQMTYYMLLLVIVWGIVEVIYAVKNGTIVELLKRGSVLLLAAILAVGVNFGRLATTAEYSKYSIRGKSELTAPNSGDKTSSGLDREYAFNWSYGIGETITLLIPDFYGGGSSTPLDKDSETYKAFVGMGAPPVQAEQIVSQGMPTYWGPQPMTSGPVYVGAIVCFLFVLGLFIVDRRWTSWLVAGTILSLMLAWGHHFSSFNYFMFDHFPGYNKFRAVSSALVIAQITIPLLAMLALWRVIRDRDVIKELDRKLLMAGGITAGICLLVWLLGGMASFASAVDAQLLQAQYPVDAIRADRESMMKADAFRSFAFIVLALAILYFYVKNKLSATIAIAGVGVLVLIDLWTVDKRYLNNGDFKEQVIANYFQPTQADQIILQDKDNYRVFDATNPFNSARASYFHKSVGGYHGAKLRRYQDVIDRYISQNNLEVLRMLNTRYAITGDPKQPVQRVPGALGNAWFVENIEKVNTPDAELEALTGFDAEATAIVDVTKFPVKQDKFEAGNATIKLTTYEPDYLKYEYQAAQPGFVVFSEIYYPAGWQAYLDGKPVEHIRANYILRAMQVPAGKHTIEFRFEPKTYTIGNTVSLIFSIILLLVIAGAIAYGFKKKEREEALAV, encoded by the coding sequence ATGACAGCTTCTATTAACTTTAAACGCGACATACTACCTCACCTGATCGCGGTTCTTGTTTTCTTGTTACTTACAGTCGTGTATTTTGCACCGGTCGTGTTCGAAGACAAAGGCATGGCGCAGCACGACATTCTGCAGTTCCGTGGCGGTGCCCAGGAAATAATGCAGCACCGCGAAAAGACAGGCGAAGAAGCCCTCTGGACCAACTCCATGTTCGGTGGCATGCCGTCTTACCTGATCAACACACGTTATCCCGGCGATCTGTCAGGAGCTATCCATACAGTACTATCCTTAAACCTGCCGGCTATGGCGGGTAACATATTTGTAACATTGCTTTGCGGCTACATTCTGTTGGTAACATTGGGCATGCGCTCGTGGCTGGCTATAGTTGGCGCTATCGCATTTGCCTTTACCTCTTACAACATCATCATCCTGGAGGCAGGCCACAATACCAAATCGCTTACCATTGCTTATATACCAATGGTTTTGGCGGGCTTATTCTATGCCTTGCGTAAAAATCTGTGGTTAGGAGCCGCCCTGTTTGCACTTGGCCTTACGCTGAACCTGCATTTTAACCACCTGCAGATGACCTATTATATGCTGTTACTGGTGATTGTATGGGGAATAGTAGAGGTGATTTACGCCGTTAAGAACGGAACTATAGTTGAGCTACTGAAGCGTGGTTCGGTACTGTTACTGGCAGCCATACTGGCAGTAGGCGTCAACTTTGGCCGACTGGCTACAACCGCAGAATACAGCAAATACAGCATCCGTGGCAAATCGGAGTTAACCGCACCTAACAGCGGCGACAAAACAAGCAGCGGCCTGGACAGGGAATATGCCTTTAACTGGAGCTACGGCATCGGAGAAACGATAACACTGCTAATTCCTGATTTTTACGGTGGCGGAAGCAGCACACCGCTGGATAAAGACTCAGAAACTTATAAAGCCTTTGTGGGCATGGGCGCTCCGCCGGTGCAGGCCGAGCAGATCGTGAGCCAGGGTATGCCAACGTACTGGGGGCCACAGCCCATGACGAGCGGGCCGGTTTACGTGGGAGCCATTGTTTGTTTCCTGTTTGTGCTGGGCCTGTTTATAGTGGATCGTCGCTGGACGAGCTGGCTGGTAGCCGGAACTATACTTTCGCTTATGCTGGCCTGGGGACACCATTTTTCATCGTTCAATTACTTTATGTTCGATCACTTCCCGGGCTATAACAAGTTCAGGGCAGTTTCGTCGGCATTGGTAATTGCCCAGATCACGATTCCGTTGCTGGCCATGCTGGCACTGTGGCGAGTTATCCGCGACCGCGATGTGATAAAAGAGCTGGACAGAAAACTACTGATGGCTGGTGGGATTACCGCTGGTATCTGTTTGCTGGTTTGGTTGTTGGGTGGCATGGCAAGTTTCGCTTCTGCGGTAGATGCACAATTGCTGCAGGCACAATACCCGGTAGATGCTATCCGTGCTGACCGCGAAAGCATGATGAAGGCGGATGCCTTCCGTTCGTTTGCCTTTATAGTTTTAGCGCTGGCAATTCTGTACTTCTATGTTAAAAACAAGCTGTCTGCAACTATAGCTATTGCGGGTGTGGGTGTTTTAGTACTGATTGATCTTTGGACTGTTGACAAACGCTACCTGAATAACGGCGACTTTAAAGAGCAGGTGATCGCTAACTATTTCCAGCCAACCCAAGCCGACCAGATCATTCTGCAGGACAAAGACAATTACCGTGTGTTTGATGCGACCAACCCGTTCAACAGCGCGCGTGCTTCTTATTTCCATAAATCGGTGGGTGGTTACCATGGTGCCAAATTGCGCCGCTACCAGGATGTGATAGATCGCTACATCTCTCAAAATAACCTGGAAGTGTTGCGTATGCTGAATACCCGCTACGCCATTACCGGCGACCCGAAACAGCCTGTGCAGCGTGTACCGGGCGCGTTAGGAAATGCTTGGTTTGTGGAGAACATCGAGAAAGTAAATACTCCGGATGCCGAACTGGAAGCTTTAACCGGTTTTGATGCTGAAGCTACAGCTATAGTTGATGTTACCAAGTTCCCGGTGAAGCAAGACAAGTTCGAGGCCGGAAATGCAACTATAAAACTGACCACGTATGAGCCGGATTACCTGAAATATGAATACCAGGCGGCACAGCCGGGCTTTGTGGTGTTCTCGGAAATTTATTACCCGGCAGGCTGGCAGGCTTATTTAGATGGCAAGCCAGTAGAGCATATCCGTGCAAACTATATTCTGCGCGCGATGCAGGTGCCAGCTGGTAAGCACACGATAGAGTTCCGTTTCGAGCCGAAGACCTATACCATTGGTAATACCGTTTCGCTTATTTTTTCTATCATACTGTTACTGGTAATTGCCGGTGCTATTGCCTACGGTTTCAAGAAAAAGGAAAGAGAAGAAGCGTTAGCAGTTTAA
- a CDS encoding 1-aminocyclopropane-1-carboxylate deaminase/D-cysteine desulfhydrase produces MQAPLQQLQHPLLQKHELTLWVKREDLLHPHISGNKWRKLKYNLQEAKALGKETIATFGGAYSNHIAATAAAGAEFGFKTIGIIRGEAHLPLNPTLQFATEQGMELHYISRELYRHKNEPDFLAELTDKLNQPYLVPEGGTNQLAVKGCTEILDDIDVDYDVICCASGTGGTIAGLIAGLAGEKQVLGFPALKGGDFLKDEIAQLVYSYSGENYKNWQLITEYHFGGYARVKPELLEFMHRFQEQHHIPLEPVYTGKMFFGLFDLISKGYFSKGFRIIAIHTGGLQGNAGFKERLGIEL; encoded by the coding sequence ATGCAGGCACCATTACAGCAACTACAGCATCCGCTTTTACAAAAACACGAACTTACGCTTTGGGTAAAGCGCGAGGATCTGCTGCATCCGCACATATCGGGCAATAAGTGGCGAAAGCTGAAGTATAACCTGCAGGAAGCAAAAGCCCTGGGTAAAGAAACTATAGCTACGTTTGGCGGGGCTTATTCTAACCACATTGCGGCCACAGCTGCAGCCGGAGCAGAGTTTGGCTTTAAAACAATCGGCATTATTCGGGGTGAGGCGCATTTGCCCTTAAACCCAACCTTGCAGTTTGCTACGGAGCAGGGCATGGAACTGCATTACATCTCCCGTGAACTATACCGGCATAAAAATGAACCTGACTTTTTAGCCGAGCTAACCGATAAGCTTAACCAACCTTACCTGGTACCCGAAGGTGGTACTAACCAACTGGCGGTAAAAGGCTGTACCGAAATTTTGGATGACATTGATGTTGATTATGACGTGATCTGCTGCGCTAGCGGAACAGGCGGAACTATAGCCGGCCTTATTGCGGGGTTGGCGGGAGAAAAACAGGTGCTGGGTTTTCCGGCGTTAAAGGGCGGTGATTTTCTGAAGGATGAAATTGCCCAACTCGTGTACAGCTATAGCGGTGAGAACTATAAGAACTGGCAGCTTATCACAGAGTATCATTTTGGGGGCTATGCCAGGGTAAAGCCGGAACTGCTGGAGTTCATGCATCGGTTTCAGGAGCAGCATCATATTCCGCTGGAGCCGGTTTACACTGGCAAAATGTTTTTTGGCCTCTTTGATCTTATCTCAAAAGGTTATTTCAGTAAAGGTTTCCGCATTATTGCCATCCACACGGGCGGTTTGCAGGGCAATGCCGGCTTTAAAGAGCGGCTGGGGATTGAATTATAA
- a CDS encoding DUF4230 domain-containing protein yields MPLLRVLIRLLPWILVITVGIFIWRSFRDFFGTDEKEAPAVSVNYNTILTSVEELGKMELVRYNFKDVVEYKKEVSRYIPDSKVVLIVAGEAVGCVDFRKIQAGDIVFEGDSVVQIALPEPELCYYKVDHSQSKVFSKENTYFQDAELVEESFKYAENNVKRAALNSGILRQTTENAEKILKPMLEEITGKRVVLVPQRRIRNPEMPRKL; encoded by the coding sequence ATGCCCTTACTCCGAGTTTTAATACGCCTGCTTCCCTGGATCCTTGTCATCACGGTTGGCATTTTTATCTGGCGCAGCTTCAGGGATTTTTTTGGTACGGATGAGAAGGAAGCACCTGCCGTATCAGTAAACTATAACACGATTCTGACGTCGGTAGAAGAACTGGGTAAAATGGAACTGGTGCGCTATAATTTTAAGGATGTGGTAGAGTATAAAAAGGAAGTATCGCGTTATATTCCTGACTCTAAAGTAGTACTGATTGTGGCCGGCGAAGCGGTTGGATGTGTAGACTTCAGAAAGATACAGGCTGGCGATATTGTGTTTGAAGGCGACTCTGTTGTTCAGATCGCGTTGCCGGAGCCGGAATTATGCTACTATAAAGTGGACCATAGCCAGTCGAAGGTTTTCAGCAAAGAGAACACCTATTTTCAGGATGCGGAGTTGGTAGAGGAAAGCTTTAAATATGCCGAAAACAACGTAAAAAGAGCTGCCCTGAACTCCGGCATACTCCGCCAGACAACAGAAAATGCTGAGAAGATATTGAAACCGATGCTGGAAGAAATTACGGGTAAGCGCGTAGTGCTCGTGCCGCAACGCCGCATCAGGAACCCGGAAATGCCCCGCAAACTATAG
- a CDS encoding energy transducer TonB, with protein sequence MLKSTPIENISLSFICDKDLDQMQPCDNGRYCAACNKTVIDFTTKGVEDLHEALEKEGKICGSFLQSQVARPSKQKLFGMKRIAASLFLALGFSAYSKELQAQSVNHPNPDKPQQGQVFGIIQGTHPVYKHGGDYTMLDFIKKNLRYPPDENVNGLVVTSFIIDTSGTVTEPKIIKGLSEKTDKEALRVVKLLEFYPSIQDGKKVPVRFTLPVRFNNGLRKKNSP encoded by the coding sequence ATGCTTAAGAGCACGCCCATAGAAAACATAAGCCTGTCTTTTATATGCGATAAGGACCTGGACCAAATGCAGCCCTGCGACAACGGCAGGTATTGCGCTGCCTGCAACAAGACCGTCATAGATTTTACTACTAAAGGTGTAGAAGATTTGCACGAGGCGTTGGAAAAGGAAGGCAAAATATGTGGTAGTTTTCTTCAGTCTCAGGTAGCCAGGCCCTCAAAGCAGAAGCTGTTTGGAATGAAACGCATTGCTGCCAGTCTTTTTTTAGCTCTTGGTTTTAGTGCCTATAGCAAAGAGCTTCAGGCCCAGTCCGTTAACCATCCAAACCCCGACAAGCCACAACAGGGGCAGGTATTTGGCATAATACAGGGAACTCATCCTGTGTATAAACATGGCGGCGACTATACCATGCTTGATTTTATAAAAAAGAACCTGAGATATCCTCCTGATGAAAATGTAAATGGATTGGTAGTAACTTCTTTTATTATAGACACCTCGGGAACAGTTACCGAACCAAAAATCATAAAAGGCCTTTCAGAGAAAACAGACAAAGAAGCGTTAAGGGTGGTCAAGCTTTTAGAATTCTACCCAAGTATACAGGATGGAAAGAAAGTACCTGTGCGTTTTACTTTGCCTGTCAGGTTTAATAATGGTCTAAGAAAAAAGAATAGCCCCTGA
- a CDS encoding PLD nuclease N-terminal domain-containing protein, translated as MPQTTLLFIGGIGPVEIIFLLLFIAAPLVLWLWALIDLLRGNFSDSTTKLIWAVVIIFIPILGSLLYLLIGRNQKVKPVN; from the coding sequence ATGCCTCAAACAACTTTACTCTTCATTGGCGGAATTGGCCCTGTTGAAATTATATTTCTGTTGCTTTTCATAGCCGCACCATTAGTACTATGGTTGTGGGCTTTGATCGATTTACTGAGAGGCAACTTTTCTGATAGCACAACTAAACTGATCTGGGCAGTCGTGATCATTTTTATTCCAATTTTAGGGTCACTGCTGTACCTGTTGATAGGCAGAAATCAGAAAGTGAAACCGGTAAATTAA
- a CDS encoding PLDc N-terminal domain-containing protein, with amino-acid sequence MPETTLLFLGGLAAQELLFIILFFAIPFGIWLGALIELLRSNFTDSITKLIWLVVIVFIPVLGAILYLFIGRKQKVKTIS; translated from the coding sequence ATGCCTGAAACAACTTTACTTTTTCTCGGTGGATTAGCTGCACAAGAACTGCTATTCATCATTCTCTTTTTTGCAATTCCATTCGGCATATGGCTCGGTGCTTTAATAGAGCTGCTCAGAAGTAACTTCACCGATAGCATTACCAAACTTATCTGGTTAGTGGTAATTGTTTTTATACCTGTTTTAGGAGCTATACTTTACTTATTTATAGGCCGCAAGCAAAAGGTCAAAACTATAAGCTAG
- a CDS encoding regulatory protein RecX: MEKKKQKTYTPKEALIKAAAYCAYQDRTQQEVRTKLYSYGLEPDDVEELILRLSQEKLIDEERYAQSYVRGKYGLKRWGRRKIMQGLKAKGISDYCIKQGMKEIDPELYEQNLLHLLEKKNATEKEKNPFTRRQKLSYYLLSKGYESDLVQDALKGLEA, translated from the coding sequence TTGGAGAAGAAAAAACAGAAAACATATACCCCGAAAGAAGCGCTGATAAAAGCCGCTGCCTACTGCGCCTACCAGGACCGCACCCAACAGGAAGTGCGCACCAAGCTCTATAGTTACGGCCTGGAGCCCGACGATGTGGAAGAACTGATTCTGCGCCTGAGCCAGGAAAAACTGATTGATGAAGAGCGGTATGCACAAAGTTATGTGCGCGGTAAATATGGACTAAAGCGCTGGGGCCGCCGAAAAATTATGCAGGGCCTGAAAGCAAAAGGCATTTCGGATTACTGCATTAAGCAAGGCATGAAAGAGATTGACCCCGAACTATACGAACAGAACCTGCTGCACCTGCTCGAAAAAAAGAACGCCACCGAAAAAGAGAAAAACCCCTTCACCCGCCGGCAAAAACTGAGCTACTACTTACTAAGCAAAGGTTATGAAAGTGATCTGGTACAGGACGCGCTGAAAGGTTTGGAAGCTTAG
- a CDS encoding DMT family transporter → MFSKGVQYMLLSTLFFALMNVCIKLVPHIPAIEIIFFRSVISVVMSYLVLRRQQVNIWGTNKALLITRGITGAIALVLYFTTLQNIPLATAVTIQYLSPIFTTILGIFIVKEKVKPWQWIFFLVSFIGILVIEGVDVRISPFYLTIGVAGAAISGISYNIIRKLNTREHPLVIVFYFPMVALPFSGIYSLFDWVQPMGWDWAILLLVGVFTQLAQYYMTMSYQAEELSKVAHLNYIGIFYALLLGFIMFDETFTIGSYVGMALVLVGVILNIRYKSKLAKTADLEAVSK, encoded by the coding sequence ATGTTTTCGAAGGGAGTGCAGTACATGTTGTTATCGACGTTGTTTTTTGCGCTGATGAATGTGTGCATAAAGTTGGTTCCTCATATTCCGGCTATAGAGATCATCTTTTTTAGGTCGGTTATCTCTGTGGTAATGAGTTACCTGGTGTTGCGAAGGCAGCAGGTTAACATCTGGGGCACAAATAAAGCTTTGCTTATAACAAGAGGTATAACCGGGGCTATTGCGCTCGTATTGTACTTCACCACCCTGCAGAACATACCGCTGGCTACGGCCGTAACCATACAGTACCTCTCGCCGATCTTTACGACCATACTGGGCATTTTTATAGTTAAAGAAAAGGTAAAGCCCTGGCAATGGATCTTCTTCTTGGTATCGTTTATCGGTATTCTGGTTATAGAAGGGGTAGATGTGCGTATTTCGCCGTTTTACTTAACTATAGGGGTGGCAGGCGCTGCAATTTCCGGTATTTCCTATAACATTATCCGCAAGCTGAATACACGCGAGCACCCGCTGGTCATCGTGTTTTATTTCCCGATGGTAGCGCTGCCCTTCTCGGGTATCTATAGTTTGTTTGACTGGGTGCAGCCAATGGGCTGGGATTGGGCCATATTGTTATTGGTTGGCGTTTTTACGCAGCTGGCGCAGTATTACATGACCATGTCGTACCAGGCCGAAGAACTCTCCAAAGTGGCCCACCTAAACTATATCGGTATTTTTTACGCCCTGCTGCTAGGGTTTATTATGTTCGATGAGACCTTTACTATCGGTTCGTATGTGGGTATGGCGCTGGTGCTGGTAGGCGTAATTCTGAATATCCGGTATAAAAGCAAACTTGCCAAAACAGCCGATTTAGAAGCGGTTTCAAAATAA